TATTCCTTGACCAAAAGTACATATATTAGTGAATACTCCGTATAGCTATTGGATATTTCAAAGAAGTTGAACCATTACAAGTTGAGGAAATTAGCTATAACTTGGTATATGAAGGTGAGAATTGAGAACGGTTTGTTGCACATGGAAATCATACCATAAAATTCCCAAACCATATAAAAATCTCACCCTAGCACCTTCCGCATCAAAGTTCTTTAGTTTTCAAAGTTGgcaaaaaggagttggttatgATGCTGCTAATCAGCTTTGCCTTGGAATTTATTTTAAGTTTGGAACTAAACTAATTGAACCCCCAAAGTGAGATGCACATAGCATAATTTATAAGCCTATCGTAAGTTTCAATGTAGCATGTTATCATACTCTTTAGTAAAGCTCAAATGTTTAGATGACGATCATCGCGTTTAATTTCCCCGCTTGATTTTCTTCTCCCTACTTCCTGTGGTACAAATGCATCATGCATTAGAGGCCAAGTTATTTTCTGCTCATCATCCTTGAGGTACCAAGTTTAGTTACATATTTTTCGTTCATGATGATTGAAGTTGAACTTTTTTAGTGTATCATGTCTTTATTCTAATGGGAACAGGAAAAGGATGAGGTACGAGTGACGAGAGTTGAATTCTCAAAGCAATTAAAGTTGAActgtgaaaagaaaaataaggtaCTGGTAGTCCGGGGCATTTTCAGATCAATGGGCCCTAGGAATGAAGAATAATCATTATTAAAGAAAACATATACAACGAGCACCATATATTATGCAAAATTAGTACATATTGAGCCAACGAGCCCCACGAGAGGCATTATTACCAATAACGTCactccaaaagaaaaagaaatacgatAAAATATAGGGATTTTGCACTCGCAAACTGCAGTCTGAATACATAATGTTTATTGGGATCTTTCACTTAAGACTACGCGGCATGCTTGCCACTCGCAAACTGCAGTCTGAATACATAATGTTTATTGGGATCTTTCACTTAAGACTAAGCGGCATGCTTGCCTTGTTGGAGGGCAGATCGAAGAGTATCGACCAGTTCTTTTGTTGTCAGGTTGACTTCTTTTTCCGCCTGGAAAAGATTACCACGAGGGATTATTAAATAGTAGAAAAATCTATAAGAAGAAAATTGATTCAAAAGATATCAAACTTTAAATTCGTCCCTAGACCTATATATAAGAAGCTCACCTCTGCGATAATTGTAACGTCAAGAGCAAAATTCCCAAATGCGGAAACACAAGTATTCACAACAGCAAGATTGAGCTTGTCTATCTGAGAGAGAATTTTGATGAGCACCCCTTTATAATTTTTGCAATGTATTCTTAGAAGAACATTCTTGTCGCACACTTTAGCTTCAAATTCAGGGAGTGGCTGCTCATTCGGGCCAGCCATCTCATCTGAAGATCTTTCATCTTCAAGTAAGAGTTGTGATCTCTTCACAAGCACCACAGACTCCATGGTTTGTCTAGCAGCTTTCTCCTCCAGTGTCTTTACTCTCTCCTGAAGATGTTTTAGGTACTCGATGGCATCTCCAAGAATGGAACTTTTATCCATCTGCACCATTATAAGTTCTTCTCAGAGAAAACTTTGACAAGATTTTGATGTGTAAATTATGTAGTGAAATGTCTATGCATGTGCGTAGTAAAGTCTGTGGGGTTATCATTGTCCGCCATCTATAATGTTTTCTTGATTCGGTAAAGAGCAGAGTGTCAAGTAGAAAGCAAAATATAGGCACATATTTGGCATATGAATGAAGTTGTAGTCAAATAAAATTTCATGGAGATGCTATTGTGGTAACCGTAATTAGGCTACATAAACGTGACAATGACATGAAAAATGACTTTCTCTCAAACCCTAGTTATggattattttccttttcttttctgcttttggaGAAAATAGATGGTACTGCTCACCTTCTTGAGGCCAGGAACTATGGCGGAAAGAGCCATGAATCTCTGGCTGAGCTGCTCGCGTCGCTTTCTTTCTGCTATTATGTGATCATAGGTTTGTGATGGTGGCCTAACACGACCACCAGGTTTCTTTGCTTTTGTTTGGACGGTAGTTTTAGCAGCCTCATCAAGTTTTGCAAATGAACCATGGGATGTCAAAACCTCAGACACTGCATCATCCTCAGGGTTCAAGGTTCCTAGAGTCACTTGATGAGGATTTATTTCTGGCATATTTGGATTCCCAAAAGTGAGAATCATTGGAGAAGAAGAAGCTTGACCAAAATTTGGCATGTTGTGGATGTTCGACGAGTCGTAGCCATTAGTCTTGTGCTGTTTGGCTGGTGTTTCGAAACCAACAGGATGAGCTTCCATCCCTGAAGGTTCACACAATGCAGGAGTGGAGTTGCAGCTTGGAAAGATATTGGAGAAAGACGGATTCCCTTCTGGAAAAGAAGAGTTTTGGAAGTCGTCGGCAAGCGCAGCAGATAATTCATCGTTCAAGAAGTCCATGATATTAAAGTCATCATTAGACAATGGATCCTCCATTCCCTGTTAATAAGATAAGGCAGCATGTCATGTAAGAATCGTTTATTCAATAAATGAAAGCTTCTTCCTCTGATGTGATCTATACTTTGCGAAAGCCACAactagaaataaaataaaaggaaaagcaaaTGCAACAGAATTAAACAGAAGACTCTGCAGTTCATTTAACCGACAATCGATTCCGATGGTTTTCATATGTTTTTGCCTAGTAATGGTCAAGTTAAGCTTGGCTTGTCTtagttcaaataaaaaaaaagataagccAAAATATTGTGTCAGGTCTCTTTCAGCAAAATTTGGTTTGCCTTTCTGAGAATCCGTTGGGTTGGAATCTAGTATAACCATTTTAAGCTTGACCAAAGAATCTATGCGCTACACAACGAATAAAGCAATTTGCCATCTAACATCCACTCTATATTTCTAAGTTGAAATTAAAGCTATGCCATTATGCCAAAATCATACAATATCTTATATTTTTGGGGACAGCTGCTCTTTCGTGCACCCTGAACGTCCATCTCTGCATGTATTTATCTATTTGTCGTGTAGTCTCTTTGCTCTTGGATTCAATATTCTCCCTCAGTCATACTTTGACCTTTCTACTACACTTCACCATTCGTAGTAAACACGAACAGAAATGAcgaagaaagaaagaggaggAGATATATTAAATATCTTCACAGGACTgataatggagaaagaaaactTGTCAAAGATAAAGAAAGGGAAGACATCAATAGTATTATTTCGCATGACTGAAATCTGTTACCAGTTGAGAAAACCACGAGCTCGCTGAATTATCCATCAACAAAGACTACTTGAAAAGATGTCAAATTTCTGCAAAATGGCCATTTACAGAAAACAAAAGGGGCAGAACATTTAGACAAGAGCAAAACCCAACCTAAGATTATGAAATGTTGTCAGAAAAAAGAGCTCCTAGCAAGATGAGGGAACCTCAcctctttcaagtttcaacactCCTGCTGCTAAGGGCTTCTCAATCAAGAAAAGAAGTTTTTGGCATCTTATATAGAGGTGGTAAGTAAAGAACAATTATTGGAAGAAGGCATAAAATCCGGAGTTTTATATAAGCGCTTCAAAAGCAGCCCTTCGCGCTCAAATATAAGGTTGGAGCCTCCTTCAGTGGAGTGCAGAGGGTAAAGAATGGAGCGGAAACGCATAGCTCCTGCGTCGTAAACAAATTGAACCCTCAAGGAACAGTTCGGATTTGATTCATTACTGGGTCGATTCGAGTttgatttttaacaaatttgacCTCAAATTTGAATAGGAATTACAATTCATTTATAGTACCAAATCGAGTTTGAACTTGTAGATATTCAACTCGTTACGGCTCGATTCGATTagaataatttttaatatttttatttaagatatttgttaatattttatatcaattatgtatttattattttattatatagatattatatgtatattagtgtaaatttaatattaaaattgaagaattaaataaatttttgaactctCAAATCGAGTTCTAACCCATCAGAGTTTTAAATCGAATCGAACTCGAGTTTAGATTTTAAGCTTATATAGGATTtgagttcaaattcaaattcgaattcaaaattttaaattgagCTCAAACTATGAAAAGTTCTATTCGATTCGATTCATTTACAGTCCTAACACTAACCAATATATGAGCTACATACAATATATGCATGTCACCTATGATTGATTTTAGGGGGTAGTCCGCGCATGTGCTAATTTTGCACCATGACAAGATAAATTATTTGCTCGATACTGGGTTGGTAGTGGAAGAACTATTCAAGGGATAGATGTTTAAAAGTTTAGAATTTTGCACCATGTAAAATCAATGCTATCATCAAAATGTGTCAGAAGATACAAACAGCTGAAAACCGAGGAAACGTCTCCCTCCACTAAAGATTATGGTTGTTAATATAATATCATcacaaattaataataataaattctttaaaaaaaaaaggggtagaAATACTGGAGGAGCAGAAGAAGAggctgatgatgatgatgatgatctgcTATGGAGTAGCATTACGGGGAGGGATAGAGAGAGGGTCCCCTCTTTCATTATTGATTGctcttttgtctttcttctttctcatttccttttttctttccaatatcTTGAATTGGTATTTTTTGTGGCTGGATGATAGAGTTTGAAGATAAAGCAATTAAAAGGCCAAGTAGCACATATGGCGAACCCCATGACACCTACTTAATGCCCAAAAAAGTTATAATAACATTGCATctacttttttttaatcaataaaGTGAGCTTCAATCAAGAAAATCTAATTCCTACTAATATCATACTATGTCTAATTGCCTCTGTTTTTATGCTCTTGATTTCAGCTTAGCCATCtgtatttgaaatttgaaatttgaaattttcaaccTACAATTGTTTAATTAGACATTACCTACcgcaaaaaagaaaattaaaatgataGCATAGCATCGTAACTACCCAGCATATATAATCTTCTTCTAGTATCCATTGATATTGTCCTTGCTGAATGCTGGCCACCGAGCAAATTCATACTATTTTAAACATACTATTCAAGGGATAAATTATTTACTCGATATTGGGCGTTGAGACTTCTGTGAGTTGTCTGACCAGCCATGCAAGATATATGACGGtcgaattttcttattttagctAGTAAGATTGTTTAGAGTTTGCATAAACAAGTTGGTAAGATACTTGCATAAACCCTAAGCTTCACAAATATTGAGTTCTTATC
This portion of the Coffea arabica cultivar ET-39 chromosome 2e, Coffea Arabica ET-39 HiFi, whole genome shotgun sequence genome encodes:
- the LOC113732876 gene encoding transcription factor NAI1 isoform X2, whose protein sequence is MDNSASSWFSQLGMEDPLSNDDFNIMDFLNDELSAALADDFQNSSFPEGNPSFSNIFPSCNSTPALCEPSGMEAHPVGFETPAKQHKTNGYDSSNIHNMPNFGQASSSPMILTFGNPNMPEINPHQVTLGTLNPEDDAVSEVLTSHGSFAKLDEAAKTTVQTKAKKPGGRVRPPSQTYDHIIAERKRREQLSQRFMALSAIVPGLKKMDKSSILGDAIEYLKHLQERVKTLEEKAARQTMESVVLVKRSQLLLEDERSSDEMAGPNEQPLPEFEAKVCDKNVLLRIHCKNYKGVLIKILSQIDKLNLAVVNTCVSAFGNFALDVTIIAEAEKEVNLTTKELVDTLRSALQQGKHAA
- the LOC113732876 gene encoding transcription factor NAI1 isoform X1, which produces MDNSASSWFSQLGMEDPLSNDDFNIMDFLNDELSAALADDFQNSSFPEGNPSFSNIFPSCNSTPALCEPSGMEAHPVGFETPAKQHKTNGYDSSNIHNMPNFGQASSSPMILTFGNPNMPEINPHQVTLGTLNPEDDAVSEVLTSHGSFAKLDEAAKTTVQTKAKKPGGRVRPPSQTYDHIIAERKRREQLSQRFMALSAIVPGLKKMDKSSILGDAIEYLKHLQERVKTLEEKAARQTMESVVLVKRSQLLLEDERSSDEMAGPNEQPLPEFEAKVCDKNVLLRIHCKNYKGVLIKILSQIDKLNLAVVNTCVSAFGNFALDVTIIAEVSFLYIGGKRSQPDNKRTGRYSSICPPTRQACRLVLSERSQ